TATATGAGTAAAGTAAAAATTGCGATAACTCTGGAACACGACTCTATCAAGCGCTTTACGAAATTCTTATTCTCACATTCATCGGAAGAAACAAAGATCAATATTTATTGGATTTAATTTTCTTCTGCACAAAAGATTTACTTCCTCTCCAGCCGTTTCTTTGTCCATTCTATAAGCCCGCCCGCGGATATAAGCTCCTGCATAAAGGGAGGGATTGGTTTCGCGGCATACTCTTCTCTTTTGGTGATGTTCTTTATCACGCCGCTGTCCGCGTCAACCTCTATGACATCGCCTTCGGATATCTTTTCAGACGCCGCGTCAGACTCAAATATCGGAAGCCCGATGTTAAAGGCATTTCTGTAAAATATCCTCGCGAAGCTCTTTGCCACTACTCCCTGAATGCCCGCTGCCTTTATGGCTATTGGCGCGTGTTCACGCGATGAGCCGCAGCCGAAGTTCGCGTCAGCGATTATCAGGTCGCCTTTTTTAACCTTTGACGGAAAATCCTTATCAGCGTCTTCCATTACATGCTTTGCGAGTTCATTAGGGTCAGATGTATTAAGATATCTCGCGGGTATGATCGCGTCTGTATCAATATCCCTGCCGAACTTCCATACTCTTCCTTTAAGAATCATAATACCTCCTCAGGCACGGCTATCCTGCCAAGCACTGCGGACGCTGCGGCAACGGCCGGGTTTGAGAGATAGACCTCACTGCCGGGGTCGCCCATCCTGCCGACAAAGTTCCTGTTCGTGGTTGCAAGCGCCTTCTCGCCTTTTGCGAGAATCCCCATGTGCCCGCCGAGGCAGGGCCCGCATGTCGGGGTTGAAAAGACCGCCTCTGCGTTTACAAATATCTCAGCCAATCCCTCTTTAACAGCCTGCAGGTATATCTGCTGTGTAGCAGGTATGACTATCATTCTCGTGTTAGGATTGACCTTCTTACCCTTGATTATCTCAGCCGCTTCTCTTAAGTCTTCGATCCTGCCGTTCGTGCATGAACCTACAACCACCTGATCAATGGTGATATACGAAAGCTCTGCCGCAGG
This Nitrospirota bacterium DNA region includes the following protein-coding sequences:
- the leuD gene encoding 3-isopropylmalate dehydratase small subunit, producing MILKGRVWKFGRDIDTDAIIPARYLNTSDPNELAKHVMEDADKDFPSKVKKGDLIIADANFGCGSSREHAPIAIKAAGIQGVVAKSFARIFYRNAFNIGLPIFESDAASEKISEGDVIEVDADSGVIKNITKREEYAAKPIPPFMQELISAGGLIEWTKKRLERK
- a CDS encoding 3-isopropylmalate dehydratase large subunit (catalyzes the isomerization between 2-isopropylmalate and 3-isopropylmalate in leucine biosynthesis), which codes for IVPDKITEEYVNGRARRNYKFYTSDADAKYVDVREYDCSKIPLTVSCQHLPSNTKPAAELSYITIDQVVVGSCTNGRIEDLREAAEIIKGKKVNPNTRMIVIPATQQIYLQAVKEGLAEIFVNAEAVFSTPTCGPCLGGHMGILAKGEKALATTNRNFVGRMGDPGSEVYLSNPAVAAASAVLGRIAVPEEVL